A genomic window from Cucumis melo cultivar AY chromosome 8, USDA_Cmelo_AY_1.0, whole genome shotgun sequence includes:
- the LOC127150483 gene encoding serine/threonine-protein phosphatase 7 long form homolog: MASLPVRCQSGQAVWTYVGPLICFHLVEKHQPDRVLRQFNMLQTPPAISYTDQRLHQIDLRGKHDQDWRRIHAEHIGVWNSRYDFRVEAPTTSEPTVSENYFVWYRSITRRFITQEGAFYHCMYDFVDEVQTFSVEHDIEALGQICDRTTERVDHIIQQTRRLTVADTDRRRMRRRRRRQGDDVVEGDEDN, translated from the exons ATGGCATCGCTTCCTGTTAGATGTCAGAGTGGTCAAGCGGTTTGGACTTACGTGGGTCCATTGATTTGTTTCCATCTGGTCGAGAAACATCAACCAGATCGCGTATTGCGACAGTTTAATATGTTGCAAACGCCACCAGCGATTAGCTACACAGATCAGAGGTTGCATCAAATAGATTTAAGGGGTAAACATGATCAAGATTGGCGTCGGATTCATGCGGAACATATCGGAGTGTGGAATTCGCGATATGATTTTCGGGTTGAAGCACCTACTACAAGCGAACCGACGGTATCAGAGAACTATTTTGTTTGGTATAGGTCGATTACCAGACGCTTTATCACCCAAGAGGGAGCTTTCTATCATTGCATG TATGATTTTGTTGACGAAGTACAAACTTTCTCCGTGGAACACGATATAGAAGCTTTAGGGCAAATATGTGATAGAACCACAGAGCGCGTAGATCACATTATTCAACAGACTCGACGACTTACTGTTGCTGACACAGATCGTAGACGCATGCGACGTAGACGACGACGGCAAGGCGATGATGTCGTAGAGGGTGATGAGGATAATTAa